A region from the Cellvibrio sp. PSBB006 genome encodes:
- a CDS encoding TatD family hydrolase, whose product MMFFDPHIHMSSRTTDDYQAMAAAGIRAVIEPAFWMGQPRTNVGSFIDYFSSLVGWEKFRASQFGIAHYCAMGLNSKEANDEGLAREVLDILPQFALKESVVAIGEIGYDEITPAEDFAYQWQLKFACDHDMVVMVHTPHRDKKNGVLRSLDVAAEMGVPMHKVIIDHNNEETVRAVLDRGAWAAFTIYPNTKMGSERMVEIVREYGPERIIVDSSADWGVSDPLSVPKTAKLMLERGIAPEAVRLTTWQNALDAYAQSGQIDIDQLLAAPAIDQRALFSDNSVLRGQSPLVLEPVKN is encoded by the coding sequence ATGATGTTTTTTGATCCGCATATCCATATGTCCAGCCGTACCACCGACGATTACCAAGCCATGGCCGCTGCGGGTATTCGTGCCGTGATTGAACCCGCGTTCTGGATGGGCCAACCACGCACCAACGTCGGTAGTTTTATTGATTACTTCTCCAGCCTTGTTGGTTGGGAAAAATTTCGCGCAAGCCAATTTGGTATCGCACATTATTGTGCGATGGGGTTGAACTCCAAAGAAGCAAACGATGAAGGACTGGCGCGCGAGGTATTGGACATCCTGCCGCAGTTTGCCTTGAAAGAAAGCGTCGTCGCTATTGGTGAAATCGGCTACGACGAAATCACACCCGCCGAAGATTTTGCTTACCAGTGGCAACTCAAGTTCGCCTGCGATCACGACATGGTGGTGATGGTGCATACGCCGCATCGCGATAAGAAAAATGGTGTGTTGCGTTCGCTGGATGTTGCGGCGGAGATGGGCGTGCCCATGCACAAAGTCATTATCGATCACAACAACGAAGAAACCGTGCGCGCGGTGTTGGACCGCGGTGCCTGGGCAGCATTTACCATCTACCCCAACACCAAGATGGGCTCCGAACGTATGGTGGAAATTGTGCGTGAATATGGGCCCGAACGCATCATCGTTGACAGCTCGGCGGACTGGGGTGTGAGTGATCCCTTATCCGTTCCTAAAACGGCCAAGCTCATGCTTGAGCGCGGCATCGCGCCGGAAGCCGTTCGTCTCACCACCTGGCAAAACGCACTCGATGCTTATGCGCAGTCCGGGCAAATTGATATCGATCAATTGTTAGCGGCACCCGCCATTGATCAACGCGCACTCTTCAGTGATAACTCGGTATTGCGTGGCCAGTCACCGCTGGTGCTCGAACCGGTGAAAAACTAG
- a CDS encoding ThuA domain-containing protein, translating into MNRPVNFVDKYREKNKRFTDSLWLLSSFFLLIVFSVQSSVAQVPTVDDFQRTVVADGLDLPMEFEIAKDGRVFVVGKCGALYAWNLDGGVATQTATVANVRCEFEDGLLSVALDPNFTTNGYIYFQYTAPGSLTRVSRYTVNANNTLDMASEKILLEWRTGDEAHGHMGGSMQFDNDGNLIITTGDNKAAGGYFQPAAQQTSGNTNDLRGKILRIKPTAAGGYTIPAGNLFPADATHRPEIYAMGFRNPFRLNIDPLTGYLYVGDIGPDSSADSAEGPGGLDELNEIREAGNFGWPYIIGYNQPYAGFNPNNIVNNYNLNTGATNLPSSKSALWTIRHQATMAGPVYRFNENLDSEYKLPAYYNGKLIFWDFNSSKFFTIDLTANNNPPIAEDFPLNTGGFQGAIDAEFDPRTHQFYVLQWGSGCCDKEPYGNGVLYRFDYIGGRDSGPNMAQGATATASSPAVGGNLPAYAVDGDPTTRWESPSADPQVLNIELAQPTIIATIFIKWEAAYSSKYTIEASVDGVTWDLLVTEDNGAGKTTPHIINSTKAYRYLRLTGTARGTNYGHSIYEFEVYAGEAPEPEVPLTEFAYLNMPRTLDANFTDVPRLLSQTGAFSNTANLTPSANLLPFSPNSPLWSDRAEKFRWVSLPADTKVQWSAQGDWKFPQGTVAVKHFELPVDVNNPALTKRLETRLIVTKADGKIYGVTYKWRADNSDADLLMAGAQEDISVRQANGSNATQTWFYPSPADCLSCHNAESSQILGLSTRQLNGNYTYPGGTTQNQLVHWNNRGLFTPALNNALVNTYDKLAALSDSNASLEKRVKSYLDTNCGHCHGTGNGGSQWDARFNTALGQMKVVNATTTGIRNYEADYGIANAKVVEAGAPQQSILYLRDKTIDPNDRMPPIGRALEHTEYIQVLDQWITSLGAPSVVPPRPAKLTPVLATASSFQGGNTAPAAIDGNAASRWESEPQVDPQYLQLDMGKRIYFTEVRLNWEAAYARAYTIEVSDNGDDWTVVYSTTNSRGGIETIPLNGEQGQYIRMHGTQRATGYGYSLFEFEAYGVEADADVALINIVTPAANAVIDQSARVSLRVNITDPNWLTNYGFTYSLDDGPATVATSDVIDLGLLPTGQHSLRVTLIDNSGNEVGVPRNSKFRVSCGESCPSVLVFSKTAGFRHDSIPDGIAMVQQIAQDNGYTVTASEDSSLFTTANLANYSTIVFMNTTGDVFTDAQKAAFKSYIENGGGYVGTHAAADTEHGWDWYTDTVLGGGEFIHHGDGIPRATVVIEDITHALVNHIGAQWVLNDEWYFWKSNPRESEHVEVLGNLDRSSYTSNYPVDDHPVIYTNTVGDGRIFYTAIGHVKENFADPKMVEMIRKAIEWTSNIEPVAPPPASSSSSSVMSSSVASSSRSSSSRSNSSVANVSSSSSALASSSRSATSASSASSVGAISSASSTGVASSTSAGVSSVSVVNSSSSSARSSMSSTASSISSTPGNTGGGTSSSPAGSGGGSVAWHELLLLCLFAIGLMLIRRHYRTTVINNE; encoded by the coding sequence ATGAACAGGCCGGTAAATTTCGTCGATAAGTATCGCGAAAAAAATAAACGTTTTACTGATTCTTTGTGGCTATTATCTTCGTTTTTTCTGTTGATTGTTTTCAGCGTGCAATCCTCTGTTGCGCAAGTTCCGACCGTTGATGACTTCCAGCGCACTGTTGTCGCAGACGGCCTGGATTTACCGATGGAGTTTGAAATTGCCAAAGATGGCCGCGTGTTTGTGGTCGGCAAGTGTGGTGCATTGTACGCATGGAATCTGGATGGTGGTGTTGCTACACAAACGGCAACGGTTGCCAATGTCCGTTGCGAATTTGAAGACGGCTTGTTAAGCGTTGCGCTTGATCCGAATTTTACGACTAACGGTTATATTTATTTTCAATACACTGCACCCGGTAGCCTCACCCGCGTATCGCGTTATACAGTGAACGCCAACAATACCCTGGATATGGCGTCGGAAAAGATTCTGCTTGAGTGGCGCACCGGCGACGAAGCCCACGGCCACATGGGCGGATCAATGCAATTCGACAATGATGGCAATTTAATTATTACCACGGGTGACAACAAGGCCGCGGGTGGTTATTTTCAACCTGCCGCACAACAAACCTCGGGCAACACCAACGATTTGCGGGGAAAAATCCTGCGGATCAAACCCACAGCGGCGGGTGGTTATACGATTCCGGCGGGCAATTTATTTCCGGCAGATGCCACGCACCGCCCGGAAATTTACGCCATGGGTTTTCGCAACCCCTTCCGTTTGAATATCGACCCGCTCACGGGTTATTTATACGTGGGTGATATTGGCCCCGACTCATCGGCTGACAGTGCCGAAGGCCCCGGTGGACTCGATGAACTTAATGAGATTCGCGAAGCGGGTAATTTTGGCTGGCCCTACATTATTGGTTACAACCAACCTTACGCTGGTTTTAATCCCAATAACATTGTGAACAATTACAACCTCAACACCGGCGCGACCAACTTGCCATCATCCAAATCCGCGTTGTGGACCATTCGCCATCAGGCGACTATGGCAGGCCCGGTGTATCGCTTTAATGAAAATCTCGACAGCGAATATAAATTGCCGGCGTATTACAACGGTAAATTAATCTTCTGGGATTTCAACAGCAGCAAATTTTTTACCATCGACCTCACCGCCAATAACAACCCGCCCATCGCGGAAGATTTCCCCTTGAACACCGGCGGTTTCCAAGGCGCGATTGATGCGGAATTCGATCCACGCACCCATCAGTTTTATGTGCTGCAATGGGGCTCCGGTTGTTGCGATAAAGAACCCTACGGCAACGGTGTGCTTTATCGTTTTGATTACATCGGTGGCCGCGACAGTGGCCCCAACATGGCCCAAGGTGCTACGGCGACCGCATCATCACCCGCTGTGGGCGGAAACCTTCCAGCCTATGCGGTTGACGGTGATCCGACGACGCGCTGGGAAAGCCCCAGCGCTGATCCGCAAGTACTGAATATTGAACTGGCACAACCCACCATCATTGCAACCATTTTTATTAAATGGGAAGCTGCCTACAGTTCAAAATACACCATTGAAGCATCCGTCGATGGCGTCACCTGGGACCTGTTGGTGACCGAAGACAACGGTGCCGGCAAAACCACACCGCATATCATTAATTCCACCAAAGCCTATCGCTATTTGCGTTTAACGGGTACAGCACGCGGCACAAATTACGGTCACTCCATCTACGAATTTGAAGTCTATGCGGGCGAAGCACCGGAGCCGGAAGTGCCGCTTACCGAATTCGCTTACCTCAATATGCCCAGAACATTGGATGCGAACTTCACTGATGTACCCCGGTTGCTGTCGCAAACCGGCGCGTTTAGTAATACCGCTAACCTGACACCCAGCGCTAATCTCTTACCCTTTTCTCCCAACAGTCCGCTCTGGTCAGACCGCGCGGAAAAATTTCGCTGGGTTTCATTGCCCGCCGATACCAAGGTGCAATGGAGCGCGCAAGGCGATTGGAAATTTCCCCAGGGCACTGTGGCGGTTAAGCATTTCGAATTGCCGGTGGATGTGAATAATCCGGCGTTAACCAAACGACTGGAGACGCGTTTAATTGTTACCAAGGCCGACGGCAAGATTTATGGCGTTACCTATAAATGGCGCGCTGACAATAGTGATGCGGATTTATTGATGGCCGGTGCGCAAGAAGATATCAGCGTAAGACAAGCGAATGGTTCCAATGCAACGCAGACCTGGTTTTATCCGAGCCCGGCTGATTGTCTGAGTTGTCACAACGCGGAATCCAGCCAGATACTCGGCTTAAGCACGCGTCAATTAAACGGTAATTACACCTACCCGGGCGGCACAACGCAAAATCAATTGGTGCATTGGAATAATCGCGGTTTATTTACACCGGCGCTCAATAATGCCTTGGTTAACACCTACGATAAATTGGCGGCGCTTTCCGATAGTAATGCCTCTCTGGAAAAGCGCGTGAAGTCCTATCTTGATACCAATTGCGGGCATTGTCATGGCACAGGCAACGGCGGCTCGCAATGGGACGCGCGTTTCAATACCGCGTTAGGTCAAATGAAAGTGGTGAACGCTACCACCACAGGTATTCGTAATTACGAAGCAGACTACGGCATCGCGAATGCGAAAGTGGTTGAAGCGGGCGCACCGCAACAGTCGATCCTGTATCTGCGTGATAAAACCATTGATCCAAACGATCGTATGCCACCCATCGGTCGCGCCTTGGAGCACACCGAATATATTCAGGTACTCGACCAATGGATTACCTCGCTCGGTGCACCTTCCGTGGTTCCACCGCGCCCCGCAAAATTGACGCCGGTACTGGCAACCGCCTCCAGTTTCCAGGGCGGCAATACCGCGCCCGCCGCTATTGATGGCAATGCCGCTTCACGCTGGGAAAGTGAACCGCAAGTTGATCCGCAATACCTCCAGCTGGATATGGGCAAACGCATTTACTTCACCGAAGTCAGATTGAATTGGGAAGCGGCTTACGCCCGAGCCTACACCATTGAAGTCTCCGACAATGGTGACGACTGGACGGTGGTATACAGCACCACCAATAGTCGCGGCGGAATAGAAACCATTCCGTTGAATGGTGAGCAAGGCCAATATATCCGCATGCACGGTACACAGCGCGCAACGGGTTATGGTTATTCATTGTTTGAATTTGAAGCCTATGGTGTGGAAGCCGATGCAGACGTAGCATTGATTAATATTGTAACGCCAGCAGCCAATGCGGTGATTGATCAATCGGCACGCGTGAGTCTGCGTGTGAACATCACCGATCCCAACTGGTTAACCAATTACGGATTCACTTACTCACTCGACGACGGCCCAGCCACGGTAGCGACCAGCGATGTTATTGATCTCGGTTTGTTGCCCACGGGCCAGCATAGCCTGCGTGTGACGCTTATCGACAACAGCGGCAATGAAGTCGGTGTGCCGAGAAATAGTAAATTCAGGGTCAGCTGTGGTGAAAGTTGTCCGAGTGTATTGGTCTTCTCCAAGACAGCGGGTTTCCGTCATGACTCCATCCCCGACGGTATTGCGATGGTGCAACAAATTGCACAAGACAATGGTTACACCGTCACGGCATCGGAAGATTCCAGCTTATTTACTACCGCAAACCTGGCGAACTATTCCACCATCGTGTTTATGAATACCACCGGTGATGTATTTACCGATGCACAAAAAGCGGCATTCAAAAGCTACATTGAAAACGGTGGCGGTTATGTTGGCACTCACGCGGCAGCGGATACCGAACACGGTTGGGATTGGTATACCGATACCGTATTAGGTGGCGGTGAATTTATTCACCACGGCGATGGTATTCCGCGCGCAACCGTCGTGATCGAAGATATTACCCACGCGCTTGTCAATCATATTGGGGCGCAATGGGTACTGAACGACGAATGGTATTTCTGGAAGAGTAATCCGCGCGAATCAGAACATGTTGAGGTGTTGGGTAATCTGGATCGCAGCAGTTACACCTCCAATTATCCGGTAGACGATCATCCGGTGATTTACACCAACACGGTCGGTGACGGGCGAATTTTTTACACCGCTATTGGCCATGTGAAAGAAAATTTTGCAGATCCAAAGATGGTGGAGATGATTCGCAAAGCGATTGAGTGGACCTCCAACATTGAGCCGGTCGCGCCGCCGCCGGCAAGCTCATCATCGTCCAGTGTTATGTCATCCAGCGTGGCGAGTAGCAGTCGTTCAAGCAGTAGCCGTTCAAACAGTTCCGTGGCTAATGTATCGTCTTCATCGAGTGCCCTGGCATCATCAAGTCGATCTGCAACGTCCGCAAGCTCGGCCAGTTCGGTGGGCGCAATAAGTTCTGCATCCAGTACTGGTGTAGCAAGTTCAACCAGTGCGGGCGTGTCGAGTGTGTCGGTGGTTAACAGCTCATCATCGAGCGCCCGTTCATCAATGAGTTCGACGGCGTCCAGCATCAGTTCTACGCCCGGCAACACAGGCGGCGGAACATCATCCAGCCCTGCTGGCAGTGGTGGAGGCTCTGTTGCATGGCACGAACTCTTGCTGCTTTGTTTATTCGCCATCGGGCTTATGCTTATACGGCGACATTACAGAACCACCGTGATTAATAACGAATAA
- a CDS encoding polysaccharide lyase, whose amino-acid sequence MSTGCATRQPLLWQGDFETGDLSQWSYLLNPQGLSVQENCVYEGHYAGRAMITGEPDMLWHGNEKLNRTEFSHKPSAGRIGEGQETFFGWSFYLQQPLSEHKHEIGYWESDKSYQQMLRFNIIGQDFSFQESAMNSPFWTKPGFASPGVWHDVVLHIGWSTDPDKGFTQVWLDGENMGKQFFKTLYAADESMFTQIGILRARNDQVETIFIDNVREGQDLEQVLLSMDSNLTCE is encoded by the coding sequence ATGAGTACAGGCTGCGCAACCCGGCAGCCACTATTATGGCAAGGTGATTTTGAAACCGGCGACCTCTCTCAATGGAGTTACCTGTTAAACCCGCAGGGGCTATCCGTGCAGGAAAACTGTGTATACGAAGGGCACTACGCGGGTCGCGCGATGATTACCGGCGAACCGGACATGTTATGGCATGGTAATGAAAAACTGAATCGCACGGAGTTCAGCCACAAACCATCCGCCGGACGAATCGGTGAAGGGCAGGAAACCTTCTTTGGCTGGAGCTTTTATCTGCAGCAGCCCTTATCCGAACATAAACATGAAATCGGCTACTGGGAATCCGACAAAAGCTATCAGCAAATGCTGCGCTTCAATATCATCGGGCAGGATTTCAGCTTTCAGGAAAGCGCAATGAATTCTCCCTTCTGGACAAAGCCAGGATTCGCCTCGCCGGGCGTATGGCACGATGTTGTGCTGCACATCGGCTGGTCAACCGATCCAGATAAAGGCTTCACCCAGGTCTGGCTGGATGGCGAGAACATGGGAAAACAGTTTTTCAAAACACTCTATGCGGCCGATGAAAGTATGTTTACCCAGATCGGCATCCTGCGTGCGCGAAACGATCAGGTAGAAACCATTTTTATTGATAATGTACGCGAAGGGCAGGATTTAGAGCAGGTGCTGTTGAGTATGGATAGTAATCTTACTTGCGAATAA
- a CDS encoding 3-dehydroquinate synthase gives MHLINQQFSVTYEFSVCFTRDTFAPENMALHDLISAAGATTHKVQPVIDSQVLADHPELIDAIALYGDIHGDTIAFEEPFIVRGGEICKNDPAEVEEFLRLTQERKICRHSFVLVIGGGSVIDAMGYAATIAHRGIRLIRMPTTVLGQNDAGVGVKNAINFRNRKNYVGTFAPPYAVLNDFDFLSSLAPRDQRAGIAEAVKVSLIRDGEFFAWLESHCEQLARFEDEAVEHMIIRCAELHVRHIGTGGDPFERGSARPLDFGHWSAHRLEEISHTQFPQHELRHGEAVAIGIALDSHYARQMGFIDEETLMRIINTLHGIGFSLYHPALEQLNIPQALAGFREHLGGALCITMLTGAGSAKEVSEIDEAVMEQCVQRLRDYQ, from the coding sequence ATGCATCTCATCAATCAACAATTCTCCGTGACCTATGAATTTTCCGTTTGTTTTACGCGCGACACCTTTGCGCCGGAAAACATGGCATTACATGATTTAATTTCGGCGGCCGGTGCGACCACCCACAAAGTTCAACCTGTGATCGACAGCCAGGTCTTAGCAGATCACCCCGAGCTGATCGACGCTATCGCCCTCTACGGTGATATTCATGGTGACACCATCGCCTTTGAGGAGCCCTTTATTGTGCGCGGCGGTGAGATCTGCAAGAACGATCCCGCTGAAGTCGAAGAGTTTCTTCGCCTGACGCAGGAGCGCAAGATTTGTCGTCACAGCTTTGTGCTGGTTATTGGTGGTGGCTCGGTTATCGACGCGATGGGTTATGCAGCCACTATCGCGCATCGCGGTATTCGCCTGATTCGTATGCCGACCACCGTGCTGGGTCAAAATGATGCCGGTGTCGGCGTAAAGAATGCGATTAACTTTCGCAATCGAAAAAATTACGTTGGCACTTTCGCCCCGCCCTATGCCGTGTTAAATGATTTTGATTTTCTTAGCAGCCTGGCACCGCGCGATCAGCGTGCCGGTATTGCAGAAGCGGTGAAGGTGTCGCTCATTCGTGACGGCGAATTTTTTGCCTGGCTGGAAAGTCATTGTGAGCAACTTGCGCGCTTTGAAGACGAAGCCGTGGAGCACATGATTATTCGTTGCGCCGAATTGCATGTGCGTCACATCGGCACCGGCGGTGATCCTTTTGAGCGCGGCTCCGCGCGACCGCTGGATTTCGGCCACTGGTCTGCCCATCGCCTGGAAGAAATTTCCCACACGCAATTTCCTCAACACGAGCTGCGCCACGGCGAAGCAGTCGCCATCGGCATCGCATTGGATTCTCACTATGCCCGACAGATGGGATTTATCGATGAAGAAACCTTGATGCGCATCATCAACACGCTGCATGGCATAGGCTTCAGCTTGTATCACCCGGCGCTGGAACAGCTCAACATTCCGCAGGCCCTGGCAGGATTCCGCGAGCATCTCGGCGGCGCCCTGTGCATCACCATGTTAACCGGTGCAGGTTCCGCGAAAGAAGTTAGCGAAATTGATGAGGCTGTTATGGAGCAATGTGTGCAGCGACTGCGCGACTACCAATAA
- a CDS encoding di-heme oxidoredictase family protein: protein MQSVPYLCSILGVSLILSACGGGSGGDDNQGGQGNSSRSSASVIAQSSSLASSAPSSTPASSMNSSTGNNSSVMSSPSSSGAVIPSSSSSSHVVSSSLSSSLAGQSSSRASSLSSTASSAASSVNSFSSSSAPTGVNIVPLFDQETQLEPVIQFDRGDALVTRFSDRARDRHAKENHFQLHDHYLAFYWEDRTASIEIIDYVAKGGNSIRMNVTTLSKLDDLQAENRWWYIGGNTLAEFCGNGVMNVIDTTHYWKEEGFNCREGRPIQMGDRLEFEISQFLDKNALPRGRDHYYGSTFLYVVGKGLVPWDVTDMAPFVQGKLYQRDSIELPPSAMLGGIHSLNRQVSAEPDDHFMQMAYGMGYDNAQPFMLGRRLAHTEFTDGHHDESPENGIFDEMIGKAGPHFINASCVNCHNRNGRAPVAPLGEPLTKWVFKVADAEGNADPALGHVLQPQHVDGAAAGEGKVSISAFTEADGLRKPEFTFERGAPARFSARIAPQLVGMGLLEAIPESAILALADENDTNGDGISGRAQKVIDPETGDLRLGRFGYKATTASVRHQVALALNTDMGVMTSVLPTPDCGSEQAGCGNSGSELSEEHLSNLVKYIQLLGVRSQRDYNDAQVIRGKSLFTSIGCAACHTETFTTSAYAPLAEMRNQVIHPYTDLLLHDMGPGLADDISEGEASGSEWRTPPLWGIGLSPCVTGGVAGPRGGSADGVDGGEYCTPHASYLHDGRARTLDEAILWHGGEGQASATAYENLSDTDEDALIKFLESL, encoded by the coding sequence ATGCAGTCAGTACCTTATTTATGTTCGATACTCGGGGTCTCCCTGATATTGTCCGCTTGTGGCGGCGGCAGTGGCGGTGATGATAATCAAGGGGGTCAGGGAAACAGTTCCCGCAGTTCTGCGTCGGTCATTGCACAATCGTCATCGCTGGCATCGTCGGCGCCATCTTCTACTCCAGCCAGCTCGATGAATAGTTCAACGGGTAATAATTCCAGTGTAATGAGCTCGCCTTCCAGCAGCGGAGCTGTTATCCCTTCATCGTCCAGCTCATCGCACGTTGTCAGTTCATCACTCAGCAGTTCGCTCGCAGGTCAATCATCCAGTCGCGCCAGCAGCCTATCATCAACAGCAAGTTCGGCTGCATCGTCTGTGAACTCGTTCTCATCCTCCAGTGCGCCCACCGGTGTGAACATCGTTCCTTTATTTGACCAAGAGACACAACTTGAGCCGGTCATTCAATTTGATCGCGGCGATGCCCTGGTAACCCGTTTTTCTGATCGCGCCCGTGATCGTCATGCCAAGGAAAATCACTTTCAACTTCACGATCACTATTTGGCATTTTACTGGGAGGATCGCACCGCATCGATTGAGATCATCGATTACGTCGCCAAGGGTGGCAATAGCATTCGCATGAACGTCACTACTTTAAGCAAGCTGGATGATCTGCAAGCGGAAAACCGCTGGTGGTACATCGGTGGTAATACGCTGGCGGAGTTTTGCGGTAATGGTGTGATGAATGTTATCGACACAACCCATTACTGGAAAGAAGAGGGTTTCAATTGCCGTGAAGGTCGCCCGATCCAGATGGGCGACCGGCTGGAATTCGAGATCAGCCAATTTTTGGATAAAAACGCCTTGCCACGTGGTCGCGATCATTATTACGGCAGCACCTTTTTATATGTTGTCGGTAAAGGACTTGTCCCCTGGGATGTTACAGACATGGCCCCCTTCGTCCAGGGCAAGCTGTATCAGCGCGACTCTATCGAGCTGCCACCATCCGCCATGCTCGGCGGCATCCACAGTTTGAATCGCCAGGTCTCTGCCGAACCGGATGATCATTTTATGCAGATGGCTTACGGCATGGGTTACGACAATGCCCAACCGTTTATGCTCGGGCGGCGACTCGCACACACGGAATTTACCGATGGTCACCACGATGAATCACCGGAGAACGGTATCTTCGATGAAATGATTGGCAAGGCGGGTCCGCATTTTATCAATGCATCCTGTGTGAATTGCCACAACCGCAATGGCCGTGCGCCGGTTGCGCCTCTGGGTGAGCCGTTAACCAAATGGGTATTCAAGGTTGCCGATGCAGAAGGCAACGCGGACCCTGCGCTGGGGCATGTATTGCAACCGCAACACGTTGATGGCGCGGCTGCGGGGGAAGGCAAGGTTTCCATCAGCGCCTTTACCGAAGCCGATGGTTTGCGTAAACCTGAATTCACGTTTGAACGCGGTGCTCCCGCACGTTTTTCTGCGCGCATTGCACCGCAGCTGGTGGGCATGGGTTTGCTGGAAGCAATTCCTGAATCCGCCATCCTCGCGCTGGCTGATGAAAACGATACGAATGGTGATGGAATCTCCGGTCGCGCGCAAAAAGTTATTGATCCTGAAACCGGTGATTTGCGCCTTGGACGTTTTGGTTACAAGGCAACCACCGCCAGCGTGCGTCATCAGGTTGCTCTGGCTTTAAATACCGACATGGGTGTGATGACGTCCGTGTTGCCAACACCGGATTGCGGTTCAGAGCAAGCGGGTTGCGGGAACTCCGGTTCGGAACTTTCAGAAGAGCATTTAAGCAACCTGGTGAAGTATATCCAGTTGCTTGGCGTGCGTTCACAACGGGACTACAACGACGCGCAAGTGATTCGCGGTAAATCGTTATTCACTTCCATCGGCTGCGCCGCCTGTCACACCGAAACCTTCACCACCAGCGCCTACGCGCCGCTCGCAGAGATGCGCAATCAGGTTATCCATCCCTACACCGATCTTTTGTTGCATGACATGGGGCCGGGTTTGGCCGATGACATCAGCGAAGGTGAAGCCAGCGGTTCCGAGTGGCGCACGCCGCCCTTGTGGGGCATTGGTTTATCGCCCTGTGTAACCGGTGGTGTAGCAGGACCGCGCGGCGGCAGCGCCGATGGTGTTGATGGCGGCGAGTACTGCACGCCCCATGCGAGCTATCTGCACGATGGACGTGCGCGCACTCTGGATGAAGCGATTTTGTGGCACGGTGGCGAGGGTCAGGCGTCAGCGACGGCTTACGAGAATCTGTCAGACACTGACGAAGACGCATTGATCAAGTTTTTGGAATCTTTGTAG
- a CDS encoding EboA domain-containing protein: protein MYIIHLQTIQSLLDDILHPRLSPQAITYCRTGTAPGEPLDYPGFNRLIAMASRHARRHPLNLSDDEKLHISRNMPGWDLSQWNLLELLRVRLIIAQQHLAEESFADVLIKAFQFADEGEACAFYKAIPLLPAPERFLWHMKEACRSNMRSIVWAAGCDNPFPVTYFDDIAWRQLVMKALFIEIPLVHIYHLEHRLSTTLAEMANDYIAERTSAGRSIPTDIKLLLGDAAC from the coding sequence ATGTACATTATTCATTTGCAAACTATCCAATCCTTATTGGATGACATACTTCATCCGCGCTTGAGCCCGCAGGCAATCACCTATTGTCGCACCGGCACAGCGCCAGGTGAGCCGCTTGATTATCCAGGATTTAATCGTTTAATTGCGATGGCAAGTCGCCATGCCCGTCGGCATCCACTGAACTTGTCTGATGATGAAAAATTGCACATCAGCAGAAACATGCCGGGCTGGGATCTTTCGCAATGGAACCTGCTGGAGTTATTGCGCGTAAGATTGATCATTGCGCAGCAGCATCTTGCAGAAGAGTCCTTTGCGGATGTATTGATTAAAGCGTTTCAGTTCGCCGATGAAGGCGAAGCCTGTGCTTTTTATAAAGCGATTCCCTTGTTGCCGGCGCCTGAGCGTTTTCTCTGGCATATGAAAGAAGCCTGCCGTTCCAATATGCGCTCAATTGTGTGGGCGGCCGGCTGCGATAATCCCTTTCCCGTGACCTACTTTGACGATATCGCCTGGCGACAGCTGGTGATGAAGGCGCTATTTATCGAGATTCCTCTGGTGCACATTTATCACCTTGAGCACCGGTTATCTACCACACTGGCGGAGATGGCAAACGACTATATTGCCGAACGTACCAGTGCCGGACGCAGCATTCCCACGGATATAAAACTATTACTGGGCGACGCAGCTTGTTGA